The following nucleotide sequence is from Nitrospinota bacterium.
AGCTACCTCTACCATTAAGATCTACATCGATGTCAAGTTTTCCCTCAAGAACATTTGTAGCTTTTAGCTCTTTGAGCATGAGGCCGAAATCGAGCTGGTTAACCTTCAGCTCAGATTTCAATGCAGCAGCCTTTCCATCAGGCTGAAGGTCAAAACGGCCATCCATTGCACCGTTACCAATAATTGCCTTGAGCGGTTTCACCTTGAGGCGCCCATCCTTTAAAATTATGTTAGAGTTTAGATCGTTAAATGCCATTTGAGGCAAAAGTAGCTTTGTAACTTTGAGCTTTACGTCTGCATCAGCCTGTTTTAGTGCTTCAAGCGGTAAGGGATTATTCGGAAATAACTTTTTCCTCTTTGTCGCTTTTTTCTTAGCTTCTTTTTCTGTTTTGTTTCCACCTTCCAGTATGGACTGCAGATCCAGTTTTTGTGATGAGATTACCCCATTCAGACGAGGTCTAAGGCTTGCAAGGTTTATCACTACTGAACCGTCAAGATCGCTGTTTCCTAGCACGGCTTTAATATCAGAAATCTTATAGATTTTAGGTGCGGTATCAACAATAAGACCAGACATCTTAAATGGACCTTTCAGTGGTAGGGGCTTTCCAACAAGATTTCCTATGCTTGCTAGCTCCTTAACTTGGGTTTTGAAGCTGAGTTTAATACCGCGCTGTTCCAGGGGGTTCTTAATCGTACCATCGACGTTAAGGCTAGCTCCGATAATCTCGGATGTAAAGTCAAGCAACCAATCTTTTTCTGGATTGGATAACGCTAATAGAGAACCGAATTTGCCCTTGACATTGAATGGCTCATTATTATATGCACCTTTTATATTTAGATTGATCGGAGTATCCATGCCTTTGGCTTTGGCAGTAAGGTTATCTAACATTGTTGAGTATGTTTTTCCGGATCTCCCATCTTTGAATATCAGGCGCCCCTTTTCAATCCTTACCTCTTCAAAAGAGAGCGGCGGAAGTTTTGTCTTAACATCGGCTGGCTTCTTTTCTTCAGTTTCTTTGGATTTCGCTTTTTTGGGAACTTCAAATTCGAAATTCCATCTACCTCTCTTATTGGTTTCAATCATAATATCAGGTTCGATTAAGACAAACCGCTTTACATTTATATTTCCAAAGATTAGAGGAAAAAGCGCCACCTGAACTTCAAAGCGCTTGATCCTAGCGAGTTCTGGACGTGAGCCCCATGGTGCATTCTGGAAGCTAACGTTTTCAACCACAAGCGCCGGTGTTAAACTAATTTTGAGATTAATATCACCTCCTAAAGTTAACCCCCGGCCAGTAGCATCCTTGGCTGCCTGAGCTATGTGTGGCTTGAGATTGTTATAGTCATAGCTTGATAGTATAACGTAAATTGTAATGATTAAGGCAGCAAATAGGATGGCAGCTATTCCCAGAATCCATTTCCAACGCATTGTAGCTCCCCCTTTCTGTTTTTTTTTGGTTACTTTACTTATTACCTGAAATATTATAGCTATTTAATATATTTCATCAATCAATTTTAACCAGAGTGCCGCGGTAACTCCCCATATAGAATTAAAAAGAAGGACAAATATTGGGGTCATGCTACCTAATTCTAAACCCAAAAGTCCCTTATTGGCCTTAAATGGAAATACAATAAAAAGCTGAACAATGGTAGGTCCCAGACCATAAAGAAGTCCGCGCAAAAAATATGATTGCGTAAGAAAAGGCATAAGAAACAAAATACCCCATAGGCCACCCCAGACAATTCTAGGATACAGCCAGAGAGGTGTTAAATGAGGAACAATTTTTACACCAAAGGCTGTGGTTATACCTATTGCTCCAAAAAGCCATACGGCTAAGCTGTTTGCAAGTCCTCCAAGACATCCTGCTGAAAATACAAGGGCCAGATTTTTA
It contains:
- a CDS encoding AsmA family protein translates to MRWKWILGIAAILFAALIITIYVILSSYDYNNLKPHIAQAAKDATGRGLTLGGDINLKISLTPALVVENVSFQNAPWGSRPELARIKRFEVQVALFPLIFGNINVKRFVLIEPDIMIETNKRGRWNFEFEVPKKAKSKETEEKKPADVKTKLPPLSFEEVRIEKGRLIFKDGRSGKTYSTMLDNLTAKAKGMDTPINLNIKGAYNNEPFNVKGKFGSLLALSNPEKDWLLDFTSEIIGASLNVDGTIKNPLEQRGIKLSFKTQVKELASIGNLVGKPLPLKGPFKMSGLIVDTAPKIYKISDIKAVLGNSDLDGSVVINLASLRPRLNGVISSQKLDLQSILEGGNKTEKEAKKKATKRKKLFPNNPLPLEALKQADADVKLKVTKLLLPQMAFNDLNSNIILKDGRLKVKPLKAIIGNGAMDGRFDLQPDGKAAALKSELKVNQLDFGLMLKELKATNVLEGKLDIDVDLNGRGSSIATMMGGLNGKVVVMMNKGRIYNKYISLLGGDISSSIIRMLNPLKKKEDFTEINCFVCRFDIKDGIADTTALVFDTKYIGVVGNGKVNLKTEKLDISLKPIPKESIEAKGVGKFKMSLAELAKPFKLGGTLAEPSLAIDSEQAAIALGKAVGGSALFGPAGIAAALVGKSSGDENPCVAAIEAAKKGVKSSETEKSKKKEGMIEKTTEGVKEGVKDVGKKLRRLFGN